The proteins below are encoded in one region of Legionella antarctica:
- a CDS encoding phosphoglycerate kinase has translation MNLIKMSDVDLKGKRVLIREDLNVPIKDGMITSDQRLQAALPTLQAALDAGAAVMVLSHLGRPEEGTSESRLSLQPVADYLKQNLNYPVRFVTEYLDGIEVKPGELVICENVRFNIGEKNNDPTLAKKLARLCDFFVMDAFGTAHRAQASTYGVAQYAPVAVAGPLLIRELDALQHVLKNPQKPIVAIVGGAKVSSKLSLLKQLVGKVDYLIPGGGIANTFLKAQGFEVGVSLFEPELLDEARAILALAKEKGCHIPLPSDVVVGKTFNEYCPAFNKSLANVAIDDMILDIGPVTISDYVDIIDLAKTIIWNGPVGVFEFAQFAYGTRALAIAIAESDAFSIAGGGDTLAAVDLYDLNQQISYISTGGGAFLEFLEGKSLPAVAILQERAKDVTSN, from the coding sequence ATGAATCTTATTAAGATGAGTGATGTAGACCTGAAAGGCAAAAGGGTTTTAATTCGCGAAGATTTAAATGTCCCAATTAAAGATGGGATGATAACCAGTGACCAAAGACTGCAAGCAGCATTACCTACCCTGCAGGCAGCTTTGGATGCTGGGGCGGCAGTTATGGTACTTTCGCACCTTGGCCGTCCAGAAGAGGGCACTTCTGAAAGCCGTTTATCTTTGCAGCCGGTTGCCGATTATTTAAAACAAAATCTGAATTATCCTGTACGTTTTGTTACTGAGTACCTTGACGGCATAGAAGTAAAACCCGGCGAATTAGTTATTTGTGAGAACGTGCGTTTTAATATCGGTGAAAAAAATAATGACCCCACTCTTGCCAAAAAACTGGCCAGGTTGTGTGATTTTTTTGTTATGGATGCTTTCGGTACCGCTCATAGAGCTCAAGCATCGACTTATGGGGTTGCCCAATATGCGCCAGTAGCAGTGGCGGGTCCCTTATTGATAAGAGAACTTGATGCCTTGCAACACGTTCTGAAAAATCCCCAAAAACCCATCGTAGCCATCGTTGGTGGAGCAAAGGTTTCATCCAAACTCAGTTTGTTAAAACAATTAGTGGGTAAGGTTGACTACCTGATTCCAGGCGGTGGTATTGCCAACACGTTTCTCAAAGCCCAAGGTTTTGAAGTTGGTGTTTCTCTTTTTGAGCCCGAGTTATTAGACGAGGCGCGAGCGATACTTGCCTTGGCTAAAGAAAAAGGCTGTCATATTCCCCTGCCGTCAGACGTTGTTGTAGGTAAAACGTTTAATGAATACTGCCCTGCTTTTAATAAGTCTTTGGCAAATGTAGCAATTGACGATATGATTCTTGATATAGGGCCAGTTACAATTAGTGACTATGTCGACATCATCGATTTGGCTAAAACCATTATTTGGAATGGACCAGTAGGTGTATTTGAGTTTGCGCAATTTGCCTATGGAACTCGAGCCCTGGCCATTGCAATCGCTGAAAGTGATGCATTCTCCATAGCAGGAGGTGGCGATACCTTGGCTGCTGTTGATCTTTATGATCTTAATCAGCAAATTTCTTATATTTCCACAGGAGGTGGGGCGTTTCTGGAGTTTTTGGAAGGAAAATCCTTGCCAGCAGTCGCCATTTTGCAGGAGCGAGCTAAAGATGTTACGTCGAACTAA
- the gap gene encoding type I glyceraldehyde-3-phosphate dehydrogenase gives MAIRVAINGYGRIGRCILRSIFETNRQNEFEIVAINDLSGTDVTAHLTRYDSTHGSFASEVSIEGNMLIVDGHGIQVLAHRDPKNLPWKELNIDLVLECTGFFTDRESAMQHITAGAKKVLISAPGKGVDATIVYGVNHSVLKNSDIIVSNASCTTNCLAPVVKPLNDALGIKYGLLNTVHAYTNDQMLLDGSHEDLRRARSATQSIIPTKTGAASAVGLVLPELAGKLDGFAMRVPVLNVSVIDLTFTAQRETTVAEVNDLVRKAKSGILQINEDPLVSCDFNHNPASAIFDATQTKVLGNLVKVVAWYDNEWGFSNRMIDTAQQMMNC, from the coding sequence ATGGCAATACGAGTCGCAATTAATGGCTATGGCCGGATTGGTCGTTGCATTTTAAGATCGATTTTTGAAACCAACAGACAAAATGAGTTTGAAATTGTTGCAATAAATGACCTTTCGGGTACCGATGTAACGGCCCACCTTACCCGCTATGATTCAACTCATGGTTCTTTTGCATCTGAGGTCAGTATCGAAGGTAATATGCTGATTGTTGATGGGCATGGTATTCAAGTTCTGGCCCATCGTGATCCTAAAAACCTGCCCTGGAAAGAACTTAATATTGATCTGGTTTTAGAGTGTACCGGTTTTTTTACTGATCGAGAGTCAGCCATGCAGCATATTACTGCGGGTGCCAAGAAAGTATTAATTTCAGCTCCTGGAAAAGGGGTTGATGCTACAATAGTTTATGGCGTCAACCACTCCGTACTCAAAAATTCTGACATCATTGTTTCCAATGCTTCTTGTACCACAAATTGTCTGGCCCCAGTGGTGAAGCCACTTAATGACGCCTTGGGTATTAAGTATGGTTTGCTCAATACGGTTCATGCTTATACTAATGATCAAATGTTACTGGACGGCAGTCATGAGGATTTACGTCGTGCCCGTTCCGCAACCCAGTCTATCATCCCTACTAAAACCGGTGCAGCCTCTGCTGTAGGTCTTGTGTTACCTGAGTTAGCAGGAAAACTTGATGGATTTGCCATGCGCGTACCTGTTCTTAATGTATCTGTAATTGATTTAACGTTTACAGCCCAACGAGAAACAACAGTAGCCGAAGTTAATGATTTGGTACGAAAGGCAAAAAGCGGCATCTTACAAATTAACGAGGATCCTTTGGTTTCTTGTGATTTTAATCATAACCCTGCCTCAGCTATTTTTGATGCGACTCAAACTAAGGTTTTGGGTAATTTGGTAAAAGTTGTGGCATGGTATGATAACGAATGGGGTTTTTCTAATCGTATGATTGATACGGCACAACAAATGATGAATTGTTAA
- the tkt gene encoding transketolase has protein sequence MNLSKELANTLRILSIDAVNQAQSGHPGMPLGMADIATVLWKKFLKFNPKNPYWFNRDRFVLSNGHGSMLLYSLLHLTGYDLTIEELKNFRQLHSKTPGHPERGHAPGVETTTGPLGQGLANSVGMALAEQILASQYNRDEVHLVDHHTYAFVGDGCLMEGISHEACSLAGTLGLGKLIVFYDDNGISIDGKVESWFTDDTASRFRAYNWQVIDAINGHDMDAIEQAIIKARSNTTQPSLIICKTVIGLGSSVAGSEKSHGSPLSADDITKVREFFNWQHAPFEIPDTIYQQWNHVKQGEKEEQEWLTLQQKYQQLYPEKNYEFLRRINGDLPDNWHEKTASFLKQCLSRDKAIATRKASQQCIEHFANLLPEMFGGSADLTGSNNTDWSGSKAISPNDFSGNYLYYGVREFGMAAIMNGLAVHGGFIPYGGTFLVFADYARNAVRLSALMKQRVIYVFTHDSIGLGEDGPTHQPIEHAAMLRMTPSMTVWRPADLLETAVAWQQALEHHNGPSSLLLSRQNLPALPHHSDSAELIKKGGYIIVDCDGKPDAILISTGSEVQLAIAAAEQGKSHGLKVRVVSMPCGERFLAQDHAYRNQVLPENVRIRIAIEAASSAYWYQFVGLDGAVIGLDCFGVSAPADHAFNFLGITVEKIIHTLDVLTKQTLV, from the coding sequence ATGAATCTTTCTAAAGAATTAGCCAATACCTTGCGCATATTAAGTATTGATGCGGTTAATCAGGCTCAATCTGGTCATCCAGGAATGCCTTTGGGTATGGCAGACATAGCTACCGTGCTATGGAAAAAATTCTTAAAATTCAATCCTAAAAACCCTTATTGGTTTAACAGAGACCGTTTTGTATTATCGAATGGTCATGGTTCAATGCTGCTCTATTCCTTACTACATTTGACTGGTTATGATTTAACTATTGAGGAACTAAAAAACTTTCGTCAACTCCACTCTAAAACACCAGGCCACCCCGAGCGGGGACATGCACCTGGCGTTGAAACGACTACCGGCCCTTTGGGTCAGGGTTTGGCAAATTCAGTAGGCATGGCCCTTGCAGAACAAATTCTTGCCAGCCAATACAATCGCGATGAGGTTCATTTAGTAGACCATCATACTTATGCTTTTGTTGGTGATGGTTGCCTGATGGAAGGTATTTCTCACGAAGCCTGTTCCCTGGCGGGTACTTTAGGCTTGGGCAAACTGATTGTTTTTTACGATGACAATGGTATTTCAATTGATGGCAAAGTTGAATCCTGGTTTACCGATGATACGGCCTCTCGTTTTAGGGCCTATAACTGGCAAGTCATTGATGCAATAAACGGCCATGATATGGATGCTATAGAGCAAGCCATCATTAAAGCTCGCTCTAACACCACTCAACCAAGTTTAATCATCTGTAAGACCGTCATTGGATTAGGTTCCTCTGTTGCTGGTAGTGAGAAATCACACGGCTCCCCCTTAAGTGCTGATGATATCACTAAAGTTCGTGAGTTTTTTAACTGGCAGCATGCTCCTTTTGAAATTCCTGATACCATTTATCAACAATGGAATCACGTAAAACAAGGGGAAAAGGAGGAGCAGGAATGGTTGACGCTGCAACAGAAGTACCAACAGCTTTATCCTGAAAAAAACTATGAGTTTTTACGGCGCATTAACGGGGATCTGCCTGATAATTGGCATGAAAAGACCGCCTCTTTCTTAAAACAATGTCTCAGTAGAGACAAAGCCATTGCCACCCGTAAAGCCTCTCAACAATGCATTGAGCATTTCGCCAATTTATTGCCGGAAATGTTTGGCGGGTCAGCCGATCTTACAGGTTCCAATAACACAGACTGGTCGGGTAGCAAAGCCATTTCCCCCAACGACTTTTCTGGTAATTATCTTTATTATGGCGTGCGCGAATTTGGTATGGCAGCAATAATGAATGGATTGGCAGTTCATGGGGGATTTATTCCTTACGGTGGAACCTTTCTGGTTTTTGCTGATTACGCACGTAATGCGGTGCGTCTGAGTGCCTTGATGAAGCAGCGAGTCATTTATGTATTTACTCATGATTCAATTGGCTTGGGGGAAGATGGTCCAACTCATCAACCTATAGAGCATGCTGCGATGTTACGAATGACGCCTAGCATGACTGTATGGCGGCCTGCTGATTTGCTGGAAACCGCCGTTGCGTGGCAACAGGCTCTGGAACATCATAATGGCCCCAGTTCATTATTACTTTCAAGACAAAATTTACCTGCCTTGCCACACCACTCAGATTCTGCTGAATTAATTAAAAAAGGCGGGTATATTATAGTTGATTGTGATGGCAAACCTGATGCTATCCTCATCTCAACCGGTTCTGAGGTGCAATTGGCAATTGCTGCTGCAGAACAGGGTAAATCCCATGGACTAAAAGTTCGAGTCGTTTCCATGCCTTGTGGGGAACGATTCCTGGCGCAAGACCATGCTTACAGGAATCAAGTATTACCAGAAAACGTTCGCATACGCATAGCAATCGAAGCTGCCAGTAGCGCCTATTGGTATCAATTTGTTGGCTTGGACGGTGCAGTAATCGGTTTAGACTGTTTTGGCGTCTCAGCCCCGGCTGACCATGCATTTAACTTTTTAGGAATTACTGTAGAAAAAATAATTCATACCCTGGATGTATTAACTAAACAAACCCTTGTGTAA
- a CDS encoding M3 family metallopeptidase — protein sequence MLATIGLPQFSHIDINGFKAHLEAMLEYHLAQIQRLISENHYYTWDNLMYPLDDLADELERFWSPMSHLHGVMDSPALRECYDACLPLLSAYEAAIGHNHQLYEAIRSIDTEHLEPAQQKIIADNIRDFELSGVGLSKEDKKRFEAIQARLDELSNQFSNNILDATQAFTLHITDPERLQGLPEHALNTAKTLAVEKGLPGHELTLEFPCYQAVMSYAEDRSLREEMHLAYVTRASDTGPTAEKYDNTSLINEILALRHEKAQLLGFNNYAELSLATKMAESPKQVIEFMEDLVNKALHQAQSEFNQLTQFATEKLHLNNLQPWDVGYLSEKRRQDLYTLSQEELRPYFPQPKVMQGLFNITKKLYGMTIEEIKEADVWHQDVQCYGVIDEHNQTRGFIYTDLYARPHKRGGAWMDSLQSRRKLENGHIQRPIATLTCNFAKTSVDKPAMLSHDEVITLFHEFGHCLHHILTQVDFLGGSGINGVEWDAVELPSQFFENWCWEEGALSLLTSHVETGEVLPAPIFERLLAAKNFQSAMAMLRQIEFSLFDFRIHQEFEPGKESLITDVLTDVRSKTSVAPIAPYNRFQHSFSHIFGGGYAAGYYSYSWAEVLSSDAFSRFEEEGVFNQKTGRDFLKFILEVGGSKKAAEAYKEFRGRPATVDALLRHNGIL from the coding sequence ATGTTAGCAACTATTGGATTACCCCAATTCAGCCATATTGATATCAATGGATTCAAGGCTCATCTGGAAGCCATGTTGGAATATCATTTAGCACAAATTCAACGATTAATCAGCGAAAACCATTATTATACCTGGGATAATTTAATGTATCCTTTGGATGATTTAGCTGACGAGCTTGAGCGCTTTTGGTCTCCCATGTCTCATTTGCATGGAGTTATGGATTCGCCCGCATTGCGAGAGTGTTACGATGCTTGCCTTCCCTTATTATCTGCCTATGAGGCGGCAATTGGCCATAACCATCAATTGTACGAGGCAATCAGATCGATTGACACGGAGCACTTGGAGCCAGCACAGCAAAAAATTATTGCAGATAACATTCGTGATTTTGAATTATCTGGAGTTGGCCTGTCCAAAGAGGATAAAAAACGATTTGAAGCCATTCAAGCCCGTTTAGATGAATTATCAAATCAATTTAGCAATAACATTCTTGATGCCACTCAAGCCTTTACCTTGCATATTACCGACCCTGAACGTTTGCAAGGACTACCTGAGCATGCTTTAAACACAGCAAAAACACTGGCTGTTGAAAAGGGCTTGCCAGGGCATGAGTTAACTCTTGAGTTTCCTTGCTATCAAGCGGTGATGTCTTACGCCGAAGATCGCAGCTTAAGAGAAGAGATGCATCTGGCTTATGTAACCCGCGCTTCCGATACAGGTCCAACTGCGGAAAAATATGATAATACGTCATTGATCAATGAAATTTTGGCCTTAAGACATGAAAAAGCTCAGTTATTAGGCTTTAATAATTATGCTGAATTGTCTTTGGCAACCAAAATGGCAGAGTCACCCAAACAAGTTATTGAGTTTATGGAGGATTTGGTCAATAAGGCGCTTCATCAAGCCCAAAGTGAATTCAACCAGTTGACTCAGTTTGCTACAGAGAAACTTCATCTGAATAATCTACAACCTTGGGATGTTGGTTATTTGTCGGAAAAAAGAAGACAGGATTTATATACCTTGTCTCAGGAAGAGTTGCGCCCCTATTTCCCCCAGCCTAAAGTGATGCAAGGTTTGTTCAACATTACTAAAAAATTATATGGAATGACCATAGAGGAAATTAAGGAAGCCGATGTTTGGCATCAAGACGTCCAATGCTATGGTGTGATTGATGAGCATAATCAAACACGTGGTTTTATTTATACTGATTTATATGCCAGACCTCATAAGCGTGGTGGGGCATGGATGGACTCGTTACAAAGTCGCAGAAAACTAGAAAACGGCCACATACAACGTCCCATCGCTACGCTGACTTGTAATTTTGCCAAAACGTCTGTCGATAAGCCTGCAATGTTATCTCATGATGAGGTAATTACCTTATTCCATGAATTTGGCCACTGCCTGCATCATATTCTGACTCAGGTTGATTTCCTTGGTGGGTCTGGCATTAATGGTGTGGAATGGGATGCGGTGGAATTACCCAGCCAGTTTTTTGAAAACTGGTGCTGGGAGGAAGGGGCTCTTTCTTTGCTGACTTCCCACGTAGAAACAGGCGAAGTCCTTCCTGCCCCAATATTTGAGCGATTATTAGCAGCCAAGAATTTTCAATCGGCAATGGCCATGTTAAGACAAATTGAGTTTTCTCTATTTGATTTTCGTATCCACCAGGAATTTGAACCAGGTAAAGAATCACTTATTACCGACGTTTTGACAGACGTACGATCTAAAACCAGTGTCGCTCCTATTGCTCCTTATAACCGTTTTCAGCATAGCTTCAGCCACATTTTTGGAGGTGGCTATGCTGCAGGTTATTACAGCTACAGCTGGGCTGAGGTGCTATCCAGTGATGCCTTCTCCCGTTTTGAAGAGGAAGGGGTGTTTAATCAAAAAACAGGACGCGACTTTCTTAAATTCATTCTGGAAGTAGGTGGCTCCAAGAAAGCAGCAGAAGCGTATAAAGAATTCAGAGGACGCCCAGCAACGGTAGATGCCTTGCTCAGACATAATGGTATTTTGTGA
- a CDS encoding integrase domain-containing protein: protein MARITKPLTNTEVKQAKPKEKVYSLSDGEGLQLRVKPNGSKLWLFDYYRPFTKVRTCLSFGSYPEVTIADARSKRKFARELLAKDIDPKEHRDENELKKEREHANTLKHIAAQWLEVKKSNVSTDHAKDTWSSLELHIFPSLGKLPIHKISAVKTIETIKPIAAKGSLETVKRLCQRLNEIMIFAVNTGILTANPLAGISKAFQTPTKQHLPTLTPDQLPELMQTIFTANIKRTTRCLIEWQLHTMVRPSEAAGARWEEIDFDSQLWTIPAERMKKKKEHMVPLTDQCIALLESMKPMSGHREHVFPADRNPRTHINSSTANVALKRMGYGGQLVSHGFRSLASTTLNEQGFDPDVIEAALAHTGKNEVRNAYNRANYLARRKPVMEWWSNHIDQAATGSMSISGKKALKLVMSQ, encoded by the coding sequence ATGGCCAGAATAACCAAACCTTTAACCAATACCGAAGTAAAACAAGCAAAACCCAAAGAGAAGGTTTATTCTCTTTCGGATGGTGAAGGCTTACAACTTCGAGTAAAGCCCAATGGCTCCAAACTATGGCTATTTGATTATTACCGACCATTCACCAAGGTACGTACCTGCCTAAGTTTTGGTAGTTATCCTGAAGTAACTATTGCCGACGCGCGCAGCAAACGTAAATTCGCTAGAGAATTATTAGCTAAAGACATAGACCCAAAAGAACACCGTGACGAAAACGAACTCAAAAAAGAACGAGAACATGCAAACACCCTTAAACACATTGCCGCACAATGGCTAGAAGTCAAAAAGTCTAACGTATCAACCGACCACGCAAAGGATACATGGAGCTCGCTTGAGCTGCATATATTCCCCAGTCTCGGCAAGCTACCCATTCATAAAATTTCGGCCGTCAAAACAATCGAGACTATCAAGCCAATCGCTGCCAAAGGCAGTCTAGAAACAGTCAAGAGGCTTTGTCAGCGACTTAATGAAATAATGATATTTGCTGTCAATACTGGAATACTCACGGCTAATCCATTAGCAGGAATCAGTAAAGCGTTCCAAACACCGACAAAACAACATCTCCCAACACTCACGCCAGATCAATTACCAGAATTGATGCAAACAATATTCACTGCAAACATTAAGCGCACAACACGTTGTCTTATCGAATGGCAGCTACATACGATGGTGAGGCCTAGCGAAGCCGCGGGCGCTCGCTGGGAGGAAATCGACTTTGACAGTCAACTCTGGACAATTCCTGCTGAGCGAATGAAAAAGAAAAAGGAGCACATGGTTCCTTTAACCGACCAATGCATTGCCTTACTTGAGAGCATGAAACCTATGAGCGGGCATCGAGAACATGTATTCCCAGCAGATCGCAATCCACGCACCCATATCAATTCGAGCACCGCTAATGTCGCTCTTAAACGGATGGGCTACGGAGGCCAACTGGTTTCCCATGGTTTTAGATCATTAGCAAGCACCACTCTGAATGAGCAAGGCTTTGACCCCGACGTGATAGAAGCCGCCTTAGCTCACACGGGTAAAAACGAAGTGCGAAATGCCTACAATCGGGCAAATTATCTGGCACGGCGAAAACCAGTTATGGAGTGGTGGAGTAATCATATCGATCAGGCCGCGACAGGGAGCATGAGTATCAGCGGTAAAAAAGCACTCAAACTCGTAATGAGCCAATGA
- a CDS encoding tyrosine-type recombinase/integrase produces MRKHNTNNERIKRKYLVFLKQAKGQNEASIDAVAKAIARFETYNQYKDFKAFHFEQAIGFKKYLAGQKHHKTGKPLSLSTLNGAVRHLKTFVEWLSQETGYKSRIKYSDAQYFNLSEKDTRTATAKRQQSVATIEQIKHVLTVMPSNTLIEKRDRALIAFTLLTGARDSAIASMKLKHVDFNADTVYQDAREVNTKFSKTFITCFFPVGDDVRAIVFDWVTYLKNECLMGNDAPLFPKTKMSQGEDNDFKANGLTNEHWASAAAIRKIFKCAFVRAEMPSFNPHSFRNTLAVLGESLCQSAEEFKAWSQNLGHEGVLTTFYSYGKVQEARQADIFKQLKEPRINKVDAGGVAELAKALAREMASQRS; encoded by the coding sequence ATGAGAAAACATAATACGAATAACGAACGAATTAAACGCAAATACTTGGTCTTTTTAAAACAAGCTAAGGGGCAAAATGAAGCATCGATAGACGCGGTGGCTAAGGCGATCGCCCGCTTTGAAACTTATAATCAATACAAAGATTTTAAGGCGTTTCACTTTGAACAGGCGATTGGTTTTAAAAAATACTTAGCTGGTCAAAAGCACCATAAGACGGGTAAGCCGTTAAGCCTATCCACTTTGAATGGTGCGGTGAGGCATTTAAAAACCTTTGTCGAATGGCTGTCACAGGAAACTGGTTATAAATCGCGAATTAAGTATTCTGACGCGCAGTACTTTAACCTGTCGGAAAAGGATACTCGTACCGCTACAGCTAAACGCCAACAGTCTGTAGCAACAATAGAGCAAATTAAGCATGTGCTGACAGTGATGCCCAGTAACACTCTCATTGAAAAGCGAGATAGAGCTTTAATTGCTTTCACCTTGTTAACTGGCGCCAGAGATAGTGCCATAGCCTCGATGAAATTAAAGCACGTCGATTTTAATGCCGATACGGTATATCAAGATGCAAGGGAAGTGAACACAAAGTTCAGTAAAACCTTTATAACCTGCTTTTTCCCTGTCGGTGATGATGTTCGCGCTATTGTTTTTGATTGGGTGACATATTTAAAAAATGAATGCTTGATGGGTAATGATGCCCCGCTATTTCCCAAAACAAAAATGAGTCAAGGCGAGGACAATGATTTTAAGGCTAATGGATTAACGAATGAGCATTGGGCTAGTGCTGCGGCCATACGCAAGATTTTCAAATGTGCTTTTGTGCGAGCAGAAATGCCTAGTTTTAACCCACATAGTTTTCGCAACACCTTAGCAGTGTTAGGTGAAAGCTTGTGTCAATCTGCTGAAGAGTTTAAAGCGTGGAGCCAAAACTTGGGGCACGAGGGTGTATTAACTACATTCTACAGTTACGGTAAAGTGCAAGAGGCGAGGCAGGCGGATATTTTTAAACAGTTGAAAGAGCCGCGTATAAATAAGGTAGATGCTGGTGGGGTAGCTGAATTGGCGAAAGCACTGGCTAGGGAGATGGCGAGCCAGCGCTCTTAG
- a CDS encoding helix-turn-helix domain-containing protein, with amino-acid sequence MANYNPNKVKINRSYSYEELAAVYGVHKNTVAAWINNGLPCLKDMRPYLILGADAKLYLQMQRQAKKQKCKPNEFYCMRCKKPTPTAENFVEYLPLTATKGRLSGFCFTCEGVVNKFIGYASLEKYALIFDLVKPKGLEHINDSDNPL; translated from the coding sequence ATGGCTAATTACAACCCCAATAAAGTAAAGATCAATCGCAGTTACAGCTATGAAGAGTTGGCTGCTGTTTACGGGGTGCATAAAAATACGGTCGCCGCTTGGATAAATAACGGCTTGCCTTGCCTAAAAGATATGCGGCCGTACTTAATTTTAGGGGCAGATGCGAAGTTATATTTACAAATGCAGCGACAAGCAAAAAAACAGAAATGTAAGCCAAATGAGTTCTATTGTATGCGGTGTAAAAAACCAACTCCAACCGCTGAAAATTTTGTGGAATATTTACCCTTGACGGCAACTAAAGGGCGATTGAGTGGTTTCTGTTTTACGTGTGAAGGGGTAGTAAATAAGTTTATCGGTTATGCCAGTTTAGAGAAATACGCACTGATTTTTGACCTCGTAAAGCCGAAGGGTTTGGAGCATATAAACGATAGTGATAACCCTCTCTAA
- a CDS encoding helix-turn-helix transcriptional regulator has protein sequence MSHIILRLPDVIKQTGLSRSSIYLRIANHEFPDSISLGGRSVGWLQQDIDEWVLEKIEASRINDHG, from the coding sequence ATGTCACATATCATTTTAAGACTCCCAGATGTTATTAAGCAAACGGGTTTATCACGTAGCTCAATTTATTTACGCATTGCCAACCATGAGTTCCCCGATTCTATTTCTTTAGGCGGGCGTTCGGTGGGTTGGTTACAACAAGATATTGATGAGTGGGTATTAGAAAAAATTGAAGCTAGTCGGATTAACGACCATGGCTAA
- a CDS encoding restriction endonuclease subunit S, with translation MIVNWPRVKVSELCEIIVDCVNKTAPTVEYETPFKMIRSPNIKNGVVNLSGCRNVTKDTYEKWTRRATVDKGDILLTREAPMGEVGLVNFQDTVFLGQRIMQYRVNPQRLDSNYLLYAFLSPDLQYQFRRHNNTGSTVSHIKVPDCSEFEISIPPLTEQKKISKVLRDLDKKISLNNKINTELEAMAKLIYDYWFVQFDFPNANGKPYKSSGGKMVYNEALKCEIPESWSDGTLHDLGEIVGGSTPSTKQAENFKEKGTPWITPKDLSNNTGNKFIARGGQDVSAEGVKSASLKLYPKNTILMSSRAPIGYMAIAREPLTTNQGFKSFIPNKGYSMHYIYYAVKNSMKAIVQYSSGSTFKEVSGSVLKTVKICLPECDIVESYVSKVNCIFDRQDLLELESKELTELRDWLLPMLMNGQVIVKDV, from the coding sequence ATGATTGTTAACTGGCCAAGAGTTAAAGTTTCTGAGCTATGCGAGATAATCGTGGATTGTGTTAACAAAACAGCCCCAACAGTTGAATATGAAACACCTTTTAAGATGATTCGTTCTCCTAACATCAAAAATGGGGTTGTCAATCTGAGTGGCTGCCGTAATGTTACTAAAGACACGTATGAAAAATGGACACGCCGCGCAACAGTTGACAAAGGCGACATACTCTTAACTCGCGAGGCTCCGATGGGTGAAGTTGGCCTAGTAAATTTTCAAGACACTGTATTTCTTGGCCAAAGAATCATGCAATACAGAGTTAATCCTCAAAGGCTTGATTCAAACTATCTGCTATATGCCTTTCTTTCTCCAGATTTACAATATCAGTTCAGGCGTCATAATAATACCGGCTCCACTGTTAGCCATATAAAAGTGCCTGATTGCTCAGAGTTCGAGATAAGTATTCCTCCATTAACTGAACAGAAGAAAATTTCGAAAGTTTTGCGAGATTTAGACAAAAAAATATCTTTAAACAACAAAATAAATACCGAGCTAGAAGCCATGGCTAAGCTCATCTACGACTATTGGTTTGTACAATTCGACTTCCCCAATGCCAACGGCAAGCCCTACAAATCCTCGGGTGGAAAAATGGTCTACAACGAAGCATTAAAGTGTGAAATTCCTGAGAGCTGGTCTGACGGTACGTTACATGATCTGGGAGAAATTGTAGGTGGTAGTACACCATCGACAAAGCAAGCTGAAAACTTCAAAGAAAAAGGAACTCCTTGGATTACCCCAAAGGATTTGTCTAACAATACCGGAAACAAATTTATTGCTCGTGGTGGGCAAGACGTAAGTGCTGAAGGAGTTAAGTCTGCGTCATTGAAATTGTACCCAAAAAACACAATATTAATGAGTTCGCGAGCACCGATTGGTTATATGGCAATAGCTCGCGAACCTTTAACGACGAATCAAGGTTTTAAATCTTTTATTCCGAATAAAGGGTACTCAATGCATTACATTTATTATGCAGTTAAAAACTCTATGAAAGCTATTGTTCAATACTCCTCAGGGTCAACGTTTAAAGAGGTTTCAGGCTCAGTTTTAAAGACCGTAAAAATTTGCTTGCCCGAATGCGATATTGTCGAGAGCTATGTATCAAAAGTTAATTGTATTTTTGATCGCCAAGATCTTTTAGAGTTGGAAAGTAAGGAGCTAACGGAGTTGCGTGACTGGCTTCTCCCCATGCTAATGAACGGTCAAGTCATCGTGAAAGACGTGTAA